TTATtagcatatacatatatatagtattATCGTTATGTTATATTGTTATTGCTTTCCATAAACAAACTATTTTAGTGATGAGGTAAGAATAATTGTCTACATCTTATTTCCCTCGTACCTCACAATCGTGAGATTAGGTATTGTTGTTTTTTTTTGCCATGGTTTTCCAAAACGAGTTTTAACGTTTTAAGTTACCTCCCCATACTTTGCCATCAGCAGGATTAAGTACAATTGTAAGTTACCTTGTTTGACACTCTCGAAATCGTAAATGATTATGAACTTTTTTCCATGAAGAAGTGTAATATCATAGAAAGCGAAATGCAAGAGAGTCTATTTAAATAATGAGTACGTAGATGTGTTTTCGTAATTGTAAATTATCATCTACTGCAGTTACAAACTTTATTGTTGTCATCAAGTTGCATAGACTTTTATTCTTTTAGATGTTTATTGAAAGTATGTTAAGAGCTTGTAACACATTTGAACAGTAAATAACGAAAATTTTACTTATAAAGGGTGTTCATTAGTAAAATTGTAGCAAATCATCTTACATGATATGATACTATTTTGTTCAAGCAACTTACAGTTCAAATAGATGTCATTAACCAAAAAGTGCACTTTCAATACGTCTTAACCGACAAGTAAAAAATCATCATAGTAATGTTTACATGCCGTTATGATGTAGAATTTGCGTGGACAGACTTATGTATACATGGTAGATATAACCACGATAAGTATCAATACAAATTACACTTGATAACCTTATGAAAACTTGTTCATCTAGAGCGACATTCAAACGTAAATTTCTATATTCAAATCACATCGGATTCGGCTGATTTTTGGTTCATTGGACTCCTAAGTTAATCTAGTACAAATCCCAATATTAAAATCTCGTTTTCAACCAATGCATTGGCTTAAAAACAAGCGAAACCGTCGATACCTCTAAACAAAAGCACTTTTCGACCATTGTACATTCCAAATCAAATATCTCTTGATACACTCAACCTCAACGACTACAAATATAATCGACGAAAAGCTAACTTAATTCCCTACAATTAGAAGCAAATTTCACAAAAAATTAACAAGTAAAACTGAAGTTATTAACGATACAATCGAGCATAGAAACACACCAAAAGGAATAAAATTGATCAAATCATCTCACTACATTCACAAACATGTCCTTATCAGCCGTAGATGCCAAATGATCTAACCGCTCACGTTTAAATTCAGGTTAGGTGTTCGATCCGTGTGACCTCACTACTAACCAATCATATTACATCTTTTAGATTATGTACTCTCATGCTCGATATTATTTAAACCACCACAAATTTCACGCTAGAATCAAATCGCTTCAAATCATCAATCTCAATTATCGTTTAATCAGCATTTCTAGATCTCAAATTTCGTTCGAGCACTAAATCTACATCAATGGCGACAGAAGAACCTATTGTTGCGACGGAGCCTATCTCAGAACCGATCGTCGATGACAAACCGGTAACGGAAGAAAAAACTGAAGTTCCGGCTGCTGAAACCGGTAAAAAGGCTAAAAAATCATCGGCGAAGGCTAAACCTAAAAGTCCGTCTTTGCATCCACCCTACTTCCTGGTATGAATTCATTTCATTACTTTACATTGTTTTATTACGTTACTTTTTCTTTTTGTCGGTACGATTCAGTTGATTTATGCGATCGATGTTAACCTATCGATTTCTCTGATTGTGTTTAATTTCGCTAAATATGTTTGCAACGGTTCGATTAGAGCTGATCTATTCGGTTGATGTACATATAATACAGAATTGATTGCTAATTACATAGTTCGATTTTTGTTAATATACTAATGAACTTGCTGTTTGATGaataatgtaaatgtaaatgtaaatatatggACGAATTCATTGCAGTTTGCTGTGTCGCTATGTAAATCATTGAATAATGTTATTTAATTCTGTTAATTATTTTATCTAATAGATGATTAAGGACGCAATTGCTACGTTGAAGGAGAGAACCGGATCTAGTCAGTATGCGATCACGAAATTCATTGAAGAGAAGGAGAAGAATCTTCCAGTTAATTTCAAGAAGGGTTTATTGACTCAATTGAAAAAATTCGTTGCTGCTGGTAAACTAGTTAAAGTCAAGGCATCATACAAGCTACCCTCTGCAAAAGCTCCGGCTACAGCTGCTCCGGCAAAGAAGAAACCTGCTGCTAAGCCAAAAACAGCCGCCAAGCCAAAGACTGCGGCTAAAAAAGCTGCTACTAAGAAAGCAGGAACCAAGCCTAAGCCAAAGCCTGCTCCAAAAGCGAAAGCTGTAGCCAAGCCGAAAGCAGTTGCTAAGCCTAAGCCAGCTGTGAAAGCCAAGCCGAAGAAAGCTGTTGCAAAGCCTAAAGCTGCTGCTGCAAAGGCTAAGACGCCAACGAAAGCGGCTAAAGTAGCGAGGACCTCTTCGAGATCTACGCCTGGGATGAAAGTGGCAGCTGTGAAGGCTACTGTGAAGAAAACACCAGTAAAGAAGGCAGTTAAAAGTTTGAAACCTAAGGCAGCAACTGCTAAGAAGGCAACCGCAACAAGGAAGGCAAAGAAGTGAGATGTGAGTGAGATTTTAGTACATTGTTATTGTTTTTAGGGTTATTGTGTAAAATGTTGGTGGTATCTTTGTATTCCTGGTAATAGTTTATAGAGATCTTTTAGTTTATGAATCAATTGTTCCTTACATTAGAGCCTTATATATGATTATCTCTTCTTCATATTGAAATGTTCTGATCTTGTGTTTTTCAATTTCATTTGTTATTGAAAACTTTTATGTTAGTATGTTATGGTTGTGTTTGTGTAACTTTTGATTGTAAATGGTGGTGTAAGTTACACAGGTGAAGAATGTACTATTGGATTGTTTATGCAGTGAAAACCAGATGGTATGCAATATTCACATCAATGTATTGATTTATGTTTGTTTTAGGTTCTGAAACTAATATCGACTTTAAGATTTGTATAGTAACTTGTTTCTTTGTATTCTGCAGGAGAGTTCAAAGTAAGAGAATCTGAAGAAATAATGGCTGGTAAGCCTGTCTCTCAATTTGTCACTTTTATCAATTGAAATTTAGAGTTTGATATCAGACACAATGTTTGATGGGATGGGAATAATAGGATGGTGTAGTTGCACTATTATTGTGTTTGACATTGTATTACCAAAAAGTGAAGCTTAGATTCCCACTAAAACTCTTTCTTGCTTGCCTACCTTCCTTTGTGGAATGATGCTAGTGTTATGTTCTTGAACTATACGGTAGCTAATTAATTATCTGTCAGGTTGGTGCCAACTAAATTATCTAATGACTGTGCTTTCATGGTGGTTTGATACATTATGGTACAATCCTCTAACTTTATATGAATTCTGAGCATTCAAGTTCTGGTATGATTTATTGTATCGGATTTACCATTATGTATATTTTTCCTTTCTGCCATATCTGTATTGTTGTCCTTCATTTGAGTTTTTCTATGATGAGTTGGGTGGAATTAAGGTCTCTTGATACTTAATCGCTTAACGTTTTTTTATTGGATTTTGTAATGAAATTGACCCGATGTAAGAGGAAACCAACATGAGTAGCTTGACTTTCATATTAGTAAAATGGAGCAATCAAATTTAGTATGTAGGGCATGATGCATCAATGACTTGAATCTAAGTTTGTAcagatacaacaacaacaatactcaatcctACGAAAGTGGGGTATGAGAGAGGTTggtgtagacaatcattcttcgtaccctagattagaaggaagtcactactccatccgcgggtatagaaccctcgactagataaggtcgtccctccctctactctaaagcaaaagagattgcttcctaaaggacctctgGCCAGAAATGCTCATAAAAACGAAATAGGGAGGGCAAATGATACTTACCTGACAGAGTTATGTACACCTACAAAAGAAGGAAAATGATACTTATTATTACTGTATTAATTTATTAATACGAAAGAAATGAGCTACTGTATGTTGCAGACTTGCAGTTAATAGTTTAAGAGCTGAGTTTTTCTAGTTAATGTAGTAAGTTGGCTGAAGATGTGGACTGCATTTCCTAAAAGCCAATTAATCTAACTTTTTTAGACAAAGACCATTGGTGATGTCTTTAATAGAACTTGATAGCTAACATGTATATATGATGACCTTATTGTAACTTTACGATTAGAGTGAGAGCTTAACCTTATGACAGTCTGCTATATGTAAACATAAATGAAGGAGGTTTTTACCAGGTTATCCGGGGAGAGTGAGTATTTTCTACGCGTCTTACATAGGTTATCCCCATTTCCAACCCTTTCCCTGCTCACCTGCTGAAACCCAAGATGTGTTGCTAGCGAGTTTTTGAAAATGACATCTCACGATGATGCTAACCACTAGGACATCTTGAGATGATCTCCTGCATATGTGCCTTGTAATTTTGGATACATGATGAAATCATTATATTTTCTAAAACATAGGGGTTTTTTTGAATAGAGATATcaacatcgaatgctctcatttgtcacccacacacagtggcggtaccaggatttGTTTTTACCgggggcaaattttttttttaacaccTTAGCAATTTTTTTgggtaaaatatggaggtttttggacAAAAAATGAaagtttttaggcaaattatgtaGGTTTTGGGACAGAATtttgaaggtttgtgggcaaaatttgtaggttttggggtaaaatttgaagatttttaggcaaaatttgaaggttttggagcaaaatatttaagttttggggagaaaaaaaaaaatatcaccGGAGGCAAAGTCgataaatccaaaatttttacactgaaaattgcaaatccactgggggcggccgCCCCCGTTTGTCCCTTCATAAAATCGCCCGTGCCCACACACGCAttaggaggaaacccaattcgcgatgatgttgacagtaccatcgaaggttAAAAACATAGAGACCTTCCCAAATCTCATTGATGTTGACAGTACCCCAAGTTGGATCCCACCCCATACCACTCAGGCCAAGCTTCGTGGTCTAAAACAGAGGGGTTTAATTGGATGTAGAAATAGTTCTGCTGATAAAAAATATATAGATAGCAGGTTGTTTTAGATATACAAATATATGATTGTATATGCATTTGATAGGACATTGTGGTTCGTCGGGAAATTGGGAATTAGCATCCTTTTTAGGTCAATACTTGTTAAGTTGAGAAACCAACCATGCTACTTTAGCTGTCTAGCAATCAGTAGTAATATGGCAATGTGTGTACTCAGTAATTCTGAGTTGCAGAGCTACATTTCATTTGTTACAATATGCAAATGGTCTGTTGTTTAGATATAACATGGCAGTAGCTTAAAACTATTAGTAGAGTACTTGAAACTAACCTCAAAAGGTAGCTAAAACTTAAAGACGAAACATTGTGTTTACTCAAAGCTTTAAGGCTACGTCTAGCATTTTCCTTATTTTATTTCATCAACTTCTCATGTGGCCTAATCAAAGCTTTAAATATGTTTTCTTAGAAACATGTTACATGTACTAGCAGACTTTATTGTTCTTCTTGGCCCCTGCATGTATAGCTGTGCACTAATGAAGTAGATGATGTCTTCTTTCCGAGTTAGATGGGGTAATATAATCTTTATTTTGGACCAACTGAGCTACCAGGTTAGTCTCCACTTTTTGCGTATTTACACTTTTACGATGAATTGGTTTTTAATGATTGTATTTGTGTGGGCATTAGCAATTGCTATCTTTGA
This window of the Rutidosis leptorrhynchoides isolate AG116_Rl617_1_P2 chromosome 7, CSIRO_AGI_Rlap_v1, whole genome shotgun sequence genome carries:
- the LOC139857325 gene encoding uncharacterized protein, translating into MATEEPIVATEPISEPIVDDKPVTEEKTEVPAAETGKKAKKSSAKAKPKSPSLHPPYFLMIKDAIATLKERTGSSQYAITKFIEEKEKNLPVNFKKGLLTQLKKFVAAGKLVKVKASYKLPSAKAPATAAPAKKKPAAKPKTAAKPKTAAKKAATKKAGTKPKPKPAPKAKAVAKPKAVAKPKPAVKAKPKKAVAKPKAAAAKAKTPTKAAKVARTSSRSTPGMKVAAVKATVKKTPVKKAVKSLKPKAATAKKATATRKAKK